From the genome of Streptomyces sp. NBC_00523:
CCTCATGGAGCTTCGCCGGGGTCAGCACGCCGAGGAACCGCGCCCCGTCCAGCACCGCGATCCACCCCGCGTCCCGCTGAAGCATCTCGCTGAACGCCCGCTTCAGCGGCGCGCCCACCGGCACCCACGCGTCCATCCGGCGGGCCAGCTCACCCACCGTGCCCTGGTCCCCGGCGATCCGCAGCGCGTCCGCCGACACCCAGCCATGCAGCTCGCCCGCCTCGTTCAGCACGACCGCCCAGCGCGCGCCCGCCGCGCCGAGCCGGGCAGCCGCCGCCCCCGCCGGCTCGTCCAGCCGGGCCAGCGGCGGCTGTTCCAGGTCGTCCGGCTCGATCGCGGTGACCGACAAGCGCTTCAGCCCCCGGTCCGCGCCGACGAACTCCGCCACATACGGGGTCGCGGGCGAGCCGAGCACCGCGCCCGGCGTGTCGAACTGCTCGATGCGCCCCTCCCCGTACACCGCGATCCGGTCGCCCATCCGCACCGCCTCCTCGATGTCATGGGTGACCATCAGAACTGTCTTCCTCACCCTCGACTGGAGCTTGAGGAATTCGTTCTGCAGCCGCTCGCGCACCACCGGGTCCACCGCGCCGAACGGCTCGTCCATCAGGAGCACCGGCGGGTCGGCCGCGAGGGCCCGCGCCACGCCGACGCGCTGGCGCTGGCCGCCGGAGAGCTGCGCGGGGTAGCGGGAGCCGTACACCGACGGATCCAGGCCCACCAGATCGAGCAGCTCGGCGGCCCGCTCGCGCGCCCTGGACCGCTTCCAGCCCACGAGGGCCGGCACGGTCGCCGTGTTGTCGAGGACCGTGCGGTGCGGGAAGAGCCCCACCTGTTGGATGACGTAGCCGATGCCGCGGCGCAGCTTCACCGGGTCGGTCCTCGCGATGTCCCGGCCGTCCACCAGGATGCGGCCCGAGGTCGGCTCGATCAGCCGGTTCACCATCATCATTGTGGTCGTCTTGCCGCAGCCCGAAGGGCCCACCAGGGTGACCAGTTCTCCCTCGGCGACCTCGAAGGACAGCGCGTCGACCGCGGTCGTGCCGTCCGGATAGACCTTGCCGACCTGTTCGAACCGGATCATGAGAGCACGGTAGGAGCCCGGCGCCCCGGCCGCACACGGGCCGCGACCGTCCGGGGCACGCCCGTGTGCTGAACTGTCCGGGAACCGTCCGATCCAGGAGCACCCTTGAACAGCTACCGGCAGCCCGGCCTCGTCCTCACCGACCACCGCTTCACCGTCCCGCTCGACCACGCCGACCCCGGCGGTGAGCAGATCGAGGTCTTCGGCCGGGAGATCGTGGCCGCGTCCAGGGCCGGCCAGGAGCTGCCCTGGCTGCTGTACCTGGAGGGCGGTCCCGGCTTCGGCGCCCGGCGCTTCACCGGCGCGGAGGCCTGGCTCGGGCGGGCCGTGCGCGAATTCCGGGTGCTCCTGCTCGACCAGCGCGGCACCGGCCTGTCCACCCCGGCCAACCGGCAGACCCTCCCGCTGCGGGGCGGGCCGCGCGAGCAGGCCGACTACCTCGCGCACTTCCGCGCGGACACCATCGTGCGCGACTGCGAGTTCATCCGCCCGAAGCTGACCGGCGGCGCGCCCTGGACCGTGCTCGGCCAGTCCTTCGGCGGCTTCTGCGCCGTCCGCTACCTCTCGGCCGCGCCCGAGGGGCTGGACACCGTCCTGATCACCGGCGGTCTTCCCTCCCTCGACGCCCACGCGGACGACGTCTACCGGGCCGCGTACCCCCGCATCGAGCGCAAGGTCGCCGCGCACTACGCCCGCTACCCGCAGGACATCGCACGCGCCCGGGAGATCACCGCTCACCTCGCGGAGCACCGCCCCGACAGCGCCGGTCACCGGCTGACGCCCGAGAGCTTCCAGTCCCTCGGCATCATGCTCGGCGGCGGCAGCGGCAGCCACCAGCTGCACTACCTCCTGGAGAACGCCTTCGTCCGCACCCCGCACGGCACCGAGCTCTCCGACACCTTCCAGGAGGCGATGCGCGGCGCGACCTCCTTCGCCGGACACCCCCTGTACGCCCTCATGCACGAGGCCATCTACGGCCAGGGCGGGCGCCCCACGGACTGGGCCGCCGAGCGGGTGCGCGCCGAGTTCCCGCAGTTCGACGCGGCGACGGCCCTCGCGGGCGACGGACCGGTCCTGTTCACGGGTGAGTCCATCCACCCCTGGCACTTCGAGGTGGACCCGGCGCTGCGCCCGCTGCGCGAAACGGCCGAGCTCCTCGCCGCCCGCACCGACTGGGAGCCGCTGTACGACCCCGAGCGCCTGGCCGCCAACGAGGTCCCGGTGGCCGCCGCCGTCTACCACGACGACATGTACGTGGACACCGCCCACGCGCTGAGCACCGCCGCCGCCATCCGGGGGCTGCGCACCTGGGTGACCGACGAGTTCGAGCACGACGGGCTGCGCGCGGGCGGGCCCCGCGTGCTGGACCGGCTGCTCGCGCTGGTCCGCGACGAGGTCTGACGTACAGCGCGGGGCCGGTCGTACGGGACCGGCCCCGCGAGGTCTCAGCCCTGGAGGGCGTCCAGCGTCGCGTTCAGGCTGGGCGCCGAGCGCGGCGCGCGGTTGTGCGGGAGCTTCGACAGGACAGCCGCCATCCCGCAGGTGTCGGTGACGGCGGAGAAGACGAGACCGGAGCCGACACCGGCGGACAGCCAGCGCGCGGCCGGATACCGGACCCCCGCCAGCAGTCCGGCCACCACGAGCGAGCCGGCCGCCAGCCGGACCTGGCGCTCCATCGGCCAGGTGGCCCGCGCGCCCACCGGGCGCTCCAGGCCGTGGCCCTCGCTCTCCCAGGCGGAGGTGCCGCCGGTGAGCGTCGCCGCGTCGATGTCGGCCGCCGACAGGAGGTCGCAGGCGCGCGTCGAGCGGTTGCCGGAGGCGCAGACCATGAGCAGCGCGCCGCGGGCGGACGCGGACTTGAGCGCGGGCAGCGCCTCGTCGAGCCGGTCGAGCGGTATGTTCACCGCCCCCGGCACATGCCCCGCCGCGTACTCGCCGGGTGCGCGTACGTCGATCACGGTGAACTCCGTGAGGCGGGCGGCCGCCTGGGCGGGGGAGAGGGATACGGGGCTGGTCACGAGCTGTGTTCCTTTCGTTCACCGGGGTACGGGACAGGTCTCGCTCTCTTGTGCCCCGGACGGCCCAGAATACCCCCCTGGGTATCAAAGCCGTTCGTGTCACGGGTCTCACCCCCCGCCTTGCCGGTTAGCCTGCGGATATGACCGAGCAGTTGAAGCCCATGCCCGAGGACTGGCGGCGCGCGCTCGCCGTGGTCGCACACCCCGACGACCTGGAGTACGGCTGCGCGGCAGCGGTGGCCGGCTGGACCGACGCCGGACGCGAGGTCACGTATCTGCTGGCGACCAGGGGCGAGGCCGGGATCGACACCCTCGAACCGGAGAAGTGCGGGCCGCTGCGCGAGCGCGAGCAGCGGGCGAGCGCGGCGGCCGTCGGCGTCTCCCGCGTCGAGTTCCTGGGCCACCGTGACGGGGTGATCGAGTACGGCGTCCCGCTCCGCCGGGACATCGCGGCCGCCATCCGCCGGTACCGCCCCGAGTTGGTGATCACGCTCAACCACCGTGACACCTGGGGCGGGGTCGCGTGGAACACGCCGGACCACCGCGCCGTCGGCCGCGCCACGCTCGACGCGGCGGGCGACGCGGGCAACCGCTGGATCTTCCCGGAGTTGGGGGAGCAGGGCCTCGAACCGTGGGACGGCGTGCGCTGGGTGGCCGTGGCGGGCTCGTCCACGCCCACCCACGCGGTGGACGCGACCGCCGGTCTGGAACGGTCGGTGCAGTCCCTCCTGGCCCACCGCACGTACATCGAAGTCCTCACGGACGAGGACCCCGAGACCTACTGCCGCACTTTCCTCACCGGCAACGCCGAGGCCGCCGCCGACCGCTTCGGCGGGCGTCCGGCCGTCCCGTTCGAGCTCTTCGCCCGGTAGTCGCACAGGGGCGGGTGGCCGTAAAACCGCAGGTCGGCGCGTTGATGTTGTCCAGACCATTGACATGTAAGCGCCAGGATGTTGAATTCAGTGACGTTGTGTTGCGCGACTTTGGTGTCCTGAGTGACCAATGGAGGATC
Proteins encoded in this window:
- a CDS encoding ABC transporter ATP-binding protein; protein product: MIRFEQVGKVYPDGTTAVDALSFEVAEGELVTLVGPSGCGKTTTMMMVNRLIEPTSGRILVDGRDIARTDPVKLRRGIGYVIQQVGLFPHRTVLDNTATVPALVGWKRSRARERAAELLDLVGLDPSVYGSRYPAQLSGGQRQRVGVARALAADPPVLLMDEPFGAVDPVVRERLQNEFLKLQSRVRKTVLMVTHDIEEAVRMGDRIAVYGEGRIEQFDTPGAVLGSPATPYVAEFVGADRGLKRLSVTAIEPDDLEQPPLARLDEPAGAAAARLGAAGARWAVVLNEAGELHGWVSADALRIAGDQGTVGELARRMDAWVPVGAPLKRAFSEMLQRDAGWIAVLDGARFLGVLTPAKLHEALRRSVDADAQGVGRDEVRFDSVADA
- a CDS encoding alpha/beta fold hydrolase, translated to MNSYRQPGLVLTDHRFTVPLDHADPGGEQIEVFGREIVAASRAGQELPWLLYLEGGPGFGARRFTGAEAWLGRAVREFRVLLLDQRGTGLSTPANRQTLPLRGGPREQADYLAHFRADTIVRDCEFIRPKLTGGAPWTVLGQSFGGFCAVRYLSAAPEGLDTVLITGGLPSLDAHADDVYRAAYPRIERKVAAHYARYPQDIARAREITAHLAEHRPDSAGHRLTPESFQSLGIMLGGGSGSHQLHYLLENAFVRTPHGTELSDTFQEAMRGATSFAGHPLYALMHEAIYGQGGRPTDWAAERVRAEFPQFDAATALAGDGPVLFTGESIHPWHFEVDPALRPLRETAELLAARTDWEPLYDPERLAANEVPVAAAVYHDDMYVDTAHALSTAAAIRGLRTWVTDEFEHDGLRAGGPRVLDRLLALVRDEV
- a CDS encoding rhodanese-like domain-containing protein; the encoded protein is MTSPVSLSPAQAAARLTEFTVIDVRAPGEYAAGHVPGAVNIPLDRLDEALPALKSASARGALLMVCASGNRSTRACDLLSAADIDAATLTGGTSAWESEGHGLERPVGARATWPMERQVRLAAGSLVVAGLLAGVRYPAARWLSAGVGSGLVFSAVTDTCGMAAVLSKLPHNRAPRSAPSLNATLDALQG
- a CDS encoding PIG-L deacetylase family protein; the protein is MTEQLKPMPEDWRRALAVVAHPDDLEYGCAAAVAGWTDAGREVTYLLATRGEAGIDTLEPEKCGPLREREQRASAAAVGVSRVEFLGHRDGVIEYGVPLRRDIAAAIRRYRPELVITLNHRDTWGGVAWNTPDHRAVGRATLDAAGDAGNRWIFPELGEQGLEPWDGVRWVAVAGSSTPTHAVDATAGLERSVQSLLAHRTYIEVLTDEDPETYCRTFLTGNAEAAADRFGGRPAVPFELFAR